Proteins encoded within one genomic window of Amycolatopsis sp. 2-15:
- a CDS encoding alpha-L-rhamnosidase, producing the protein MTSDAPVTVNAPRIGLSAEPFVATASPRLSWTTVAGTDNWVQASAEVELTLGTARTVGRIEGDESVFIAWPFAPLQQRETAGVRVRVWGTDGSVSPWSAPTEVTAGFLGSSEWCARFVGSGSDQPHLLRTTFEVRGPVRRAFLYATAFGAYDVRLNGAAVDDAVLKPGWTSYQWRLLFDVTDVTAHLRQGANTVGIELAGGWYTEAFGFRDRARRFYEGSPAAAAQLVIEYEDGTADTVITDENWRWSFGPVVAASIYQGETYDARLREPEWASPGADDTWSPVVLVDVPDVRPEPRTSPPVRVIERREVAQVLTTPAGNTVLDFGQNLVGWVRIAVTGPRGHTITLRHAEVLEHGELGTRPLRNAAATDRYTLRGGGEETWEPKWTFHGFRYVEIHDWPGEFSPSAISASVVHTDMPRTGGFSTSHALLNRLHENVVWGMRGNFLSIPTDCPQRDERLGWTGDIQVFAPTASFLFDCNAFLQSWLEDVRLEQKAAGGVVPMVVPAVIPQVPGQLEPVAAWGDAITVVPTVLGERFGDHGALSGSFDAMKSWVDTVTARTGGSPLWENGVQFGDWLDPDAPPDQPGRAKTDPGLVATAYYFRSAELTARAAEAVGNAEDAGRYSELASRVGEGFRATYTTAAGRMMSDAPTAYAVAIAFGLVEGERKAAMGERLRHLVRAYGYHIATGFVGTPIICDALTVTGHVDTAARLLAQTESPSWLYPVTMGATTIWERWDSMLEDGSINPGQMTSFNHYALGAVADWLHRVVAGLAPLEPGYRRIRVAPTPLDFLDDASAWHETPYGRASSAWRRDGEVVRFDIEVPANTRALIRLPSGAEHEVGSGTHTWTEHHPRPRRTRPELGLDSDLATIVDDVEAYHAVLGAISAIDPDRAAAFRRTTRWTPGRSLRDPLSHTPLDVVDAIEKALAALPAGELS; encoded by the coding sequence ATGACGAGTGACGCTCCCGTCACTGTCAACGCTCCGCGCATCGGCTTGTCCGCCGAACCGTTCGTCGCGACCGCGTCCCCGCGGCTGTCGTGGACGACGGTCGCCGGCACGGACAACTGGGTCCAGGCGAGCGCGGAGGTTGAGCTCACCCTCGGCACGGCGCGCACGGTCGGGAGGATCGAGGGTGACGAATCGGTCTTCATCGCGTGGCCGTTCGCGCCGTTGCAGCAGCGCGAGACCGCAGGTGTTCGAGTGCGGGTGTGGGGAACCGACGGGTCGGTGTCGCCGTGGAGTGCGCCGACCGAGGTGACGGCGGGGTTCCTCGGTTCCTCCGAGTGGTGTGCCCGGTTCGTCGGGTCCGGCTCGGACCAACCACACCTGCTGCGAACGACGTTCGAGGTGCGTGGTCCGGTCCGGCGGGCTTTCCTCTATGCGACGGCCTTCGGAGCCTACGACGTCCGCCTCAACGGGGCCGCGGTCGACGACGCGGTGCTGAAACCAGGCTGGACGAGCTACCAGTGGCGGCTGCTGTTCGACGTCACCGACGTGACCGCACACCTCCGGCAGGGGGCCAACACCGTCGGGATCGAGCTGGCCGGTGGCTGGTACACCGAGGCGTTCGGGTTCCGCGATCGCGCGCGGCGGTTCTACGAAGGCAGTCCGGCGGCGGCGGCTCAGCTGGTGATCGAGTACGAAGACGGCACTGCCGACACGGTGATCACGGACGAGAATTGGCGGTGGTCGTTCGGACCCGTTGTGGCGGCGAGTATCTACCAGGGCGAGACCTACGACGCGCGGCTGCGCGAGCCGGAGTGGGCGAGCCCCGGGGCGGACGACACCTGGAGCCCGGTGGTGCTGGTCGACGTTCCGGATGTGCGGCCGGAGCCCCGGACGAGCCCGCCCGTGCGCGTGATCGAGCGCAGGGAGGTGGCGCAGGTCCTCACCACGCCGGCCGGCAACACCGTGCTCGACTTCGGCCAGAACCTGGTCGGATGGGTCAGGATCGCCGTCACCGGCCCTCGGGGACACACCATCACCCTGCGCCACGCCGAAGTGCTCGAGCACGGTGAGCTCGGAACGCGGCCACTCCGCAACGCCGCCGCCACCGACCGGTACACCCTCCGCGGCGGTGGCGAGGAGACGTGGGAGCCGAAGTGGACATTCCACGGGTTCCGGTACGTCGAGATCCACGACTGGCCGGGCGAATTCTCGCCGTCCGCGATCTCCGCCTCGGTGGTCCACACGGACATGCCGCGCACCGGTGGCTTCTCGACCTCGCACGCCCTGCTGAACCGGCTCCACGAGAATGTCGTGTGGGGGATGCGCGGCAACTTCCTCTCGATTCCGACGGACTGCCCCCAGCGAGACGAGCGGCTCGGGTGGACCGGAGACATCCAGGTCTTCGCACCGACAGCATCGTTCCTCTTCGATTGCAACGCGTTCCTGCAGTCCTGGCTCGAGGACGTGCGCTTGGAGCAGAAGGCGGCCGGCGGCGTGGTCCCGATGGTGGTCCCCGCGGTGATCCCCCAGGTGCCGGGCCAGCTGGAACCGGTAGCCGCGTGGGGTGACGCGATCACCGTGGTGCCGACCGTCCTCGGTGAACGCTTCGGCGACCACGGTGCGCTGTCCGGCTCCTTCGACGCCATGAAGTCCTGGGTGGACACGGTCACCGCGCGCACCGGAGGAAGTCCCTTGTGGGAGAACGGTGTCCAGTTCGGCGACTGGCTCGACCCGGACGCCCCACCGGACCAGCCTGGCCGCGCCAAGACGGATCCCGGGCTGGTCGCCACGGCCTACTACTTCCGCTCGGCCGAGCTCACCGCGCGGGCGGCCGAAGCCGTGGGCAACGCCGAGGACGCAGGCCGCTACAGCGAACTGGCCTCGCGCGTCGGCGAGGGGTTCCGCGCCACCTACACCACGGCAGCGGGCCGCATGATGTCCGACGCGCCGACGGCCTACGCCGTCGCGATCGCATTCGGTCTCGTGGAGGGCGAGCGGAAAGCCGCGATGGGAGAGCGGCTACGCCACCTCGTGCGGGCGTACGGCTACCACATCGCGACGGGTTTCGTGGGCACCCCGATCATCTGCGACGCGTTGACCGTGACCGGCCACGTGGACACCGCGGCACGTCTGCTCGCCCAAACGGAGAGCCCGTCCTGGCTTTATCCCGTCACCATGGGTGCCACCACGATCTGGGAGCGGTGGGACTCCATGCTGGAGGACGGCTCGATCAACCCGGGTCAGATGACGTCCTTCAACCACTACGCGCTCGGTGCCGTCGCGGATTGGCTGCATCGCGTCGTCGCCGGCTTGGCACCGTTGGAGCCCGGGTATCGGCGTATCCGCGTCGCGCCGACCCCGCTCGACTTCCTGGACGACGCGTCGGCCTGGCACGAGACGCCGTACGGGCGCGCGTCATCGGCCTGGCGTCGGGACGGCGAGGTGGTGCGGTTCGACATCGAGGTGCCCGCCAACACCCGCGCCCTCATCAGGTTGCCCTCCGGCGCGGAACACGAAGTCGGCAGTGGCACTCACACCTGGACCGAGCACCACCCCAGGCCACGCCGAACCCGCCCCGAACTCGGGCTCGACAGCGACCTGGCCACCATCGTCGACGACGTCGAGGCCTACCACGCCGTTTTGGGGGCGATCAGCGCGATCGATCCCGATCGAGCCGCTGCGTTCCGCCGCACGACGCGCTGGACGCCGGGGCGTTCGCTGCGCGATCCTCTCAGTCACACCCCGCTCGACGTGGTGGACGCCATCGAGAAGGCGCTCGCCGCGCTCCCCGCAGGCGAGCTGTCGTGA
- a CDS encoding MFS transporter gives MVDDAPGATAPPLFERTPKKAAVAAWIGSALEYYDFFVYASAAALVFPHVFFPQGNTTAAVLASLATFGVGYLARPVGSFFMGHLGDRLGRKKVMVASLLLMGTSTFLVGCLPGYGQIGVAAPALLVLLRLLQGFSASGEQAGANSMSFEHAPDDRRAFVTSWTLGGSQAGQVVASAVFIPLAAGLDDAALYSWGWRIPFLVSAVMVVLGFLIRRRLDETPLFTEEVERGDVRRLPVAELFRHHSRQVVRVFFAALIANIGTIFAVFALAFATDDVYGIGMSKTVLLWVTAGGNALAVVTVPLLALVSDRHGRKPMFVGGIAGCAVLTAAFLWSISTADVALVAVTGVLLLGVAFSATLAVWPATYAEMFPTGVRLSGMAIGTQFGFATAGLTPLITASIAGHAPSGWIPVSIYTCVICLVSAIAVLVGKETYRIPTAQLGARRTTATAVPAER, from the coding sequence ATGGTCGACGACGCCCCGGGGGCCACTGCACCCCCGCTGTTCGAGCGCACCCCGAAGAAGGCCGCGGTCGCCGCCTGGATCGGCAGTGCGCTGGAGTACTACGACTTCTTCGTCTACGCCTCCGCCGCCGCCCTCGTCTTTCCCCATGTGTTCTTCCCCCAAGGCAACACGACCGCCGCTGTGCTGGCTTCACTCGCGACCTTCGGCGTCGGATACCTCGCCCGGCCCGTCGGCTCGTTCTTCATGGGGCACCTCGGCGATCGCCTGGGGCGCAAGAAGGTGATGGTCGCGAGCCTGCTGCTGATGGGGACCTCGACGTTCCTCGTCGGCTGCCTGCCCGGTTACGGACAGATCGGCGTCGCCGCACCCGCACTGCTGGTGCTGCTCCGGCTGCTGCAGGGCTTCTCGGCGTCCGGCGAGCAGGCCGGCGCGAACTCCATGTCCTTCGAGCACGCACCCGACGACCGCCGCGCCTTCGTCACCAGCTGGACGCTCGGCGGCTCGCAGGCCGGTCAGGTCGTGGCGAGCGCGGTGTTCATCCCGCTGGCCGCGGGCCTCGACGACGCCGCGCTGTACTCGTGGGGCTGGCGCATCCCGTTTCTCGTGTCCGCCGTGATGGTCGTGCTGGGCTTCCTGATCCGGCGACGGCTCGACGAAACCCCGTTGTTCACCGAAGAAGTCGAGCGCGGCGACGTGCGCCGGCTGCCGGTGGCCGAGCTGTTCCGCCACCACAGCCGGCAGGTCGTGCGGGTGTTCTTCGCCGCTCTCATCGCCAACATCGGCACCATCTTCGCGGTCTTCGCGCTCGCGTTCGCCACGGACGACGTGTACGGGATCGGCATGTCGAAGACCGTCCTGCTCTGGGTCACCGCGGGCGGCAACGCACTCGCCGTCGTCACTGTGCCGCTGCTCGCGCTGGTGTCGGACCGGCACGGCCGCAAGCCGATGTTCGTCGGCGGCATCGCGGGCTGCGCGGTGCTGACGGCAGCGTTCCTGTGGTCGATCTCCACGGCCGACGTCGCCCTGGTCGCCGTGACCGGCGTCCTGCTGCTCGGTGTTGCGTTCTCCGCGACCCTCGCGGTGTGGCCGGCCACGTACGCCGAGATGTTCCCCACCGGCGTCCGGCTGTCGGGCATGGCGATCGGCACCCAGTTCGGCTTCGCGACCGCCGGCCTCACGCCCCTGATCACCGCGAGCATCGCCGGGCACGCACCGTCCGGGTGGATACCCGTGTCGATCTACACCTGTGTGATCTGCCTGGTGTCGGCGATCGCGGTGCTCGTGGGCAAGGAGACCTACCGGATCCCGACCGCGCAGCTCGGCGCGCGGCGCACAACCGCCACGGCCGTCCCGGCCGAGCGGTGA
- a CDS encoding type II 3-dehydroquinate dehydratase, with translation MHVLVLQGPNLNRLGKRDPRFYGTHPLTEVTSQIDTRAGELGVKVDHVQANCEGRLIDWLQEHQDDADAIICNPAGLTNYGLSLRDALSDTGLDLAIVHLSNPLGREPWRREDVFAEIADLYLAGAGWHGYVMALDGLHVRAADRT, from the coding sequence ATGCACGTGCTCGTGCTCCAAGGCCCGAACCTCAACCGGCTCGGCAAGCGCGACCCCCGCTTCTACGGCACCCACCCGCTCACCGAGGTCACCTCGCAGATCGACACCCGGGCCGGCGAGCTCGGCGTGAAGGTCGACCACGTCCAAGCCAACTGCGAGGGCCGGCTCATCGACTGGCTACAGGAACACCAAGACGACGCCGACGCGATCATCTGCAACCCCGCCGGGCTCACGAACTACGGCCTGTCCTTGCGCGACGCCCTTTCCGACACCGGACTGGACCTCGCGATCGTGCACCTGTCCAACCCGCTCGGACGCGAACCCTGGCGACGCGAAGACGTCTTCGCCGAGATCGCGGACCTCTACCTTGCCGGCGCCGGCTGGCACGGCTACGTCATGGCGCTAGACGGCCTCCACGTTCGCGCGGCGGACCGGACGTGA
- a CDS encoding LacI family DNA-binding transcriptional regulator: MTVREPTEPTGVGSRPRPATLTDVARAAGVAPSTVSRAFTKPGRVNAGTREHVLRVAAELGYRPNPVARALESGRTSTLGLVVSDITNPHFFALVRGAERQASTAGFTLLLGDTQQSPQTERTVVDRIHASVDGLILAASRLPPAELRAYAATKPLVLINRQTEDVTSVVTDHVDGPRQIVEHLHSLGHRALVFLSGPRESWSGAQRWAVIRDAAKSLGIAATRLGPFPPSMAGGPAAADAAIGTAATAVIAHNDLLAIGALRRFGDRGLTVPGDISVVGFDDIFGADFCAPPLTTLTGPLDEAGRKAVEILVTQPEITVRAPRFSLPSHLKIRESTGPARPRA, encoded by the coding sequence ATGACCGTGCGAGAGCCGACCGAGCCCACCGGCGTCGGGAGCCGTCCCCGGCCGGCGACGCTGACCGACGTCGCCCGCGCCGCCGGGGTCGCGCCCTCGACGGTGTCGCGGGCGTTCACCAAACCCGGACGCGTGAACGCCGGCACGCGCGAACACGTGCTGCGGGTCGCGGCGGAACTCGGGTATCGCCCGAACCCCGTGGCGCGGGCGTTGGAGTCGGGCCGGACCTCGACGCTCGGGCTGGTCGTCTCCGACATCACCAACCCGCACTTCTTCGCCCTGGTGCGCGGAGCGGAACGGCAGGCCTCGACGGCGGGGTTCACGTTGCTGCTGGGCGATACGCAGCAGTCTCCGCAGACCGAACGGACGGTGGTGGACCGGATTCACGCGTCCGTCGACGGGCTGATCCTCGCCGCGAGCCGGCTGCCGCCGGCGGAGTTGCGCGCCTACGCGGCCACGAAACCGCTGGTGCTGATCAACCGTCAGACCGAGGACGTCACGAGCGTCGTCACCGACCACGTCGACGGCCCGCGGCAGATCGTCGAGCACTTGCACTCGCTCGGGCACCGCGCGCTCGTGTTCCTCAGCGGGCCGCGGGAATCGTGGTCCGGGGCCCAGCGCTGGGCCGTCATCCGGGACGCCGCGAAGTCGCTCGGCATCGCGGCGACGCGCCTCGGCCCGTTCCCGCCGTCGATGGCGGGCGGGCCCGCGGCTGCCGACGCGGCCATCGGAACCGCCGCCACTGCGGTGATCGCCCACAACGACCTGCTCGCGATCGGGGCATTGCGGCGGTTCGGCGACCGTGGCCTCACCGTGCCCGGCGACATCAGCGTGGTCGGCTTCGACGACATCTTCGGCGCCGACTTCTGCGCTCCGCCGCTCACCACGCTCACGGGCCCCCTCGACGAGGCCGGCCGCAAAGCCGTGGAGATCCTGGTGACGCAGCCGGAAATCACCGTGCGTGCGCCCCGGTTCTCGCTCCCGTCGCACTTGAAGATCCGGGAGTCGACCGGGCCCGCGCGGCCGCGTGCGTGA
- a CDS encoding SDR family NAD(P)-dependent oxidoreductase, producing MEKIAIVTGAGGGLGSVIARELAADGYRLVLADRDAAAAEAAATTVEGSPVVVPADLTDAGEAQRLVDEVARRFGRLDVVVNSAGIERVHPLETTPEPDWDATMDVNVKAPMLLCRAAVPLWCEQGSGSVVNISSRAWLGGSANTSYASSKAALVGLTVSMAVELGPLGVRANAVAPSFVRTPFNQQRTDIADLDRMIERYTAFTPLRRLIEPIDVANAVVFLASDRARNITGEVLHVCAGAQLPPIP from the coding sequence GTGGAGAAAATCGCGATCGTGACCGGCGCCGGCGGCGGCCTGGGGTCGGTGATCGCACGAGAACTGGCAGCCGACGGGTACCGGCTCGTGCTGGCCGACCGCGACGCGGCCGCCGCGGAAGCCGCCGCGACGACTGTCGAGGGATCGCCCGTAGTGGTGCCCGCGGACCTCACCGACGCCGGTGAGGCGCAGCGGCTCGTCGACGAGGTGGCGCGGCGGTTCGGCCGCCTCGACGTGGTGGTCAACAGTGCCGGGATCGAACGCGTGCATCCCCTCGAGACCACTCCCGAACCGGACTGGGATGCGACGATGGACGTCAACGTCAAAGCCCCGATGCTGCTCTGCCGGGCCGCGGTCCCGCTCTGGTGTGAGCAGGGGTCCGGCAGCGTCGTGAACATCAGCTCCCGCGCGTGGCTCGGTGGTTCGGCCAACACGTCGTACGCGAGTTCGAAAGCCGCGCTGGTGGGCTTGACCGTGTCGATGGCCGTCGAGCTCGGCCCGCTCGGGGTACGGGCGAACGCGGTCGCGCCCAGTTTCGTCCGCACGCCCTTCAACCAGCAGCGCACCGACATCGCCGACCTGGACCGGATGATCGAGCGCTACACGGCGTTCACGCCGCTGCGCAGGCTCATCGAGCCGATCGACGTCGCGAACGCCGTGGTGTTCCTCGCGTCGGACCGCGCCCGCAACATCACCGGCGAGGTGCTCCACGTCTGCGCGGGCGCGCAGTTGCCGCCCATCCCCTGA
- a CDS encoding helix-turn-helix domain-containing protein, with protein sequence MPRAERPLDEDGSELSDFAADLRRLREEAGRPPYREPARKARFSSTTLSDAAGGRRLPSFEVTLAYVRACGGDPAQWEERWHKLAAALAAEEGSSRDDLADAPYVGLSGFREGDSDRFFGREALVAEVVRRVGERRFTAVFGPSGSGKTSLLRAGVVPALAERGPLAPRSFPPGAHPLAELERVLTGSADTVMVVDQFEEIFTLCRDDREREDFLRPAARIRAVAGIPAAGSSGTTGLSAAAGISAAAGISATAGIPIAAWAASAVETGKCPVRVRDEVP encoded by the coding sequence ATGCCTCGTGCGGAGCGGCCGTTGGACGAGGACGGGTCCGAGCTGTCGGATTTCGCCGCGGACTTGCGCCGGTTGAGGGAGGAAGCCGGTCGCCCACCGTATCGGGAGCCGGCCAGGAAGGCGCGCTTCTCCTCGACGACCCTGTCCGACGCCGCCGGTGGCCGGCGGCTGCCGAGTTTCGAGGTGACGCTCGCTTATGTCCGCGCGTGCGGTGGTGACCCCGCGCAGTGGGAGGAGCGCTGGCACAAGCTGGCGGCTGCTCTCGCCGCCGAAGAAGGATCGAGTCGAGACGACCTCGCCGACGCACCGTATGTCGGGTTGAGCGGGTTCCGAGAGGGCGATTCCGATCGTTTCTTCGGCCGTGAAGCGCTCGTCGCGGAAGTGGTCCGCAGGGTCGGCGAGCGGCGCTTCACGGCGGTGTTCGGCCCGTCTGGCTCGGGCAAGACGTCGTTGCTGCGCGCGGGCGTCGTCCCGGCGCTGGCGGAACGCGGCCCGCTGGCGCCACGGTCGTTCCCGCCCGGGGCGCACCCGCTCGCGGAGCTCGAACGGGTTTTGACCGGCTCAGCGGACACCGTGATGGTGGTCGACCAGTTCGAGGAGATCTTCACGCTCTGCCGCGACGACCGCGAGCGCGAGGACTTCCTCCGGCCAGCAGCCCGAATTCGCGCCGTCGCCGGGATACCCGCCGCAGGGAGTTCCGGGACAACAGGACTTTCCGCAGCAGCCGGGATTTCAGCAGCAGCCGGGATTTCCGCCACCGCCGGGATACCAATCGCCGCGTGGGCCGCATCAGCAGTAGAAACCGGAAAGTGTCCTGTCAGGGTTCGCGACGAGGTGCCGTGA
- a CDS encoding sugar phosphate isomerase/epimerase family protein, whose protein sequence is MSPALVASHVTLSGAGFTEPARFSLADRCAAAVGAGFTGIGLNTNDLSTSSALDPIRRHGLELVEIEFLSGWALGTDPAAVASTEQRAFALADQVGARHLSAGEYHPGPLDFARAAAALRERCARAAVHGLRIAVEPFPWSAIRDVPTALHLLELTDAPNAGLLLDTWHFFTAGGRIPDLARIPPELIVAVQLNDGPSTVPGDLLTVSRNTRLLPGDGTFDLRSVIRALSESGYDGVYTAEIGNPAFRTLPVEDAARLAYGRVAELFE, encoded by the coding sequence GTGAGCCCCGCACTGGTGGCGAGCCACGTCACGCTCTCGGGCGCCGGGTTCACCGAACCGGCCCGCTTCTCCCTGGCCGATCGCTGCGCCGCCGCGGTCGGCGCCGGGTTCACCGGAATCGGCCTGAACACCAACGATCTCTCCACGAGCTCGGCGCTGGATCCGATCCGCCGGCACGGATTGGAACTCGTCGAGATCGAGTTCCTGTCCGGCTGGGCCCTCGGCACCGACCCGGCCGCGGTCGCCTCGACCGAACAACGCGCCTTCGCCCTCGCCGATCAGGTCGGCGCACGCCACCTCTCGGCCGGTGAATACCACCCGGGCCCCCTGGACTTCGCTCGCGCCGCCGCGGCCTTGCGCGAACGCTGCGCACGAGCCGCCGTCCACGGGCTGCGCATCGCCGTGGAGCCGTTCCCGTGGTCGGCCATCCGCGACGTGCCCACCGCGCTGCACCTGCTGGAACTCACCGACGCACCCAACGCAGGCCTCCTTCTGGACACCTGGCACTTCTTCACCGCCGGCGGCCGCATTCCGGACCTCGCGCGGATCCCCCCGGAGCTCATCGTCGCCGTCCAGCTCAACGACGGCCCCTCCACCGTCCCCGGCGACCTGCTCACCGTCTCCCGCAACACCCGACTGCTCCCCGGGGACGGCACGTTCGACCTCCGTTCGGTGATCCGCGCTCTCTCCGAGTCCGGGTACGACGGCGTCTACACCGCGGAGATCGGCAATCCCGCCTTCCGCACCTTGCCGGTCGAAGATGCGGCTCGCCTCGCGTACGGGAGGGTCGCGGAGCTGTTCGAATGA
- a CDS encoding MFS transporter, producing MAENTAAGTAVLQSRHWMLAVAAGMASLLDSGAIISVGLGLALWKKAFELDVWTVGVLGSALTLFIAVGSLAGGRLADLVGRGRMFSLTILLYAAAAVTVALAPSAPVLVTGVIVLGIAAGADLPTSLAVLSERAPEGTQGRLIAFTHVMWTIGVVIATLLGFAVSGLGVPGISLIFGILAVLAVATFVFRSFYPPFRRLEQEAQVRYTTAGMDPDKALPLKALLRNRTSLLLIALTALFYLFFTLVANTFGSFKTYFLVTVGGTTQTVATGLSFGTTLVGLVGTIVFTRIADTKWRSRFFAAGVVVFLACQLLIAFTGGVVLPAMIAALVLYNVSFPFVGEALYKIWTQESFPVNARATVQGFTIAIARFIAAAFALVTPALIAWSPAGLYYLLAVFALVSGLVGTLIIRRLRTGSGPAPASPSKTSTLTAKEAL from the coding sequence ATGGCCGAGAACACCGCCGCGGGAACCGCCGTGCTGCAAAGCAGACACTGGATGCTCGCGGTCGCCGCGGGAATGGCGTCGCTGCTGGACTCCGGGGCGATCATCTCGGTGGGTTTGGGCCTGGCGCTGTGGAAGAAGGCGTTCGAGCTCGATGTGTGGACCGTCGGCGTGCTCGGCTCGGCGTTGACGCTGTTCATCGCCGTCGGCTCACTGGCCGGTGGGCGCCTGGCCGACCTCGTGGGTCGCGGCCGGATGTTCTCGCTGACGATCCTGTTGTACGCGGCCGCGGCCGTGACCGTGGCGCTGGCCCCCAGCGCACCCGTGCTCGTGACGGGCGTGATCGTCCTGGGTATCGCGGCCGGCGCCGATCTGCCGACCTCGCTCGCCGTGCTCTCCGAGCGGGCTCCCGAAGGAACGCAGGGCCGTCTCATCGCCTTCACCCACGTCATGTGGACGATCGGCGTCGTGATCGCGACCCTGCTGGGCTTCGCCGTGTCCGGCCTGGGTGTGCCCGGCATCAGCCTGATCTTCGGCATCCTCGCCGTGCTGGCAGTGGCCACGTTCGTGTTCCGCTCGTTCTACCCGCCCTTCCGCCGGCTCGAGCAGGAGGCGCAGGTCCGGTACACCACGGCCGGCATGGATCCCGACAAGGCCTTGCCGCTCAAAGCCCTGCTGCGCAACCGGACTTCGCTCCTGCTGATCGCGCTGACCGCGCTCTTCTACCTGTTCTTCACCTTGGTGGCCAACACCTTCGGGTCGTTCAAGACCTACTTCCTCGTCACCGTCGGCGGTACGACGCAGACGGTCGCGACAGGACTGTCGTTCGGCACCACGCTGGTCGGCCTCGTCGGCACGATCGTGTTCACCCGCATCGCGGACACGAAGTGGCGCAGCCGGTTCTTCGCCGCGGGCGTGGTGGTCTTCCTCGCCTGCCAGCTCCTGATCGCCTTCACCGGCGGCGTCGTGCTGCCGGCGATGATCGCCGCTTTGGTGCTGTACAACGTTTCGTTTCCCTTTGTGGGCGAAGCGCTCTACAAGATCTGGACCCAGGAGTCGTTCCCGGTCAACGCCCGCGCGACGGTGCAGGGCTTCACGATCGCGATCGCCCGATTCATCGCCGCGGCCTTCGCGCTCGTCACGCCCGCGCTGATCGCGTGGAGCCCGGCCGGCCTGTACTACCTGCTGGCTGTCTTCGCGCTGGTGTCCGGCCTCGTCGGAACGCTCATCATCCGCCGGTTGCGCACCGGTTCCGGCCCAGCGCCGGCTTCGCCGTCCAAGACCAGCACGCTCACCGCCAAGGAGGCTCTTTGA